In a single window of the Bacteroidota bacterium genome:
- a CDS encoding M48 family metallopeptidase, with product MKYLRQIFFLTIGMLVFAGCSKVPITGRKHLTLLPNDMILTMSIASYQDFLKEHPPLPASDNRVAGVRNVGNKISAGVIQFLQQNDMSDKIKDYSWEFNVVDDKTVNAWCMPGGKIVFYTGILPITLDDFGVATVMGHEVAHAVAEHGNERMTEQLAVYLGGVTLDYALQKEPQMTRDIFLTAYGVGSQLGVLAYSRKHEYEADKLGMVFMAMSGFDPAKAIEFWQRMKSAGGQKPPEFLSTHPNDDNRIKALQSFLPEAKKYYKTGQLSPGDNKQQQKPVKTVKLH from the coding sequence ATGAAATACCTTAGACAGATTTTTTTCCTCACAATAGGCATGCTGGTATTTGCCGGTTGTTCAAAAGTGCCGATCACCGGGCGCAAGCACCTTACTTTATTACCCAATGATATGATCCTCACCATGAGTATTGCAAGCTACCAGGACTTCCTTAAAGAACATCCGCCTTTGCCGGCTTCTGATAACCGCGTTGCCGGAGTCAGAAATGTAGGTAATAAAATCTCAGCAGGTGTTATTCAGTTCCTTCAGCAGAATGATATGAGTGATAAGATTAAAGATTATAGCTGGGAATTTAATGTCGTTGATGATAAAACAGTTAATGCATGGTGCATGCCCGGCGGGAAAATAGTCTTTTATACAGGGATTTTGCCGATTACACTGGATGACTTTGGTGTGGCAACGGTGATGGGGCACGAAGTGGCACATGCTGTCGCTGAACATGGCAATGAACGTATGACCGAACAGTTGGCAGTTTATCTTGGTGGTGTCACTCTCGATTATGCTTTGCAGAAAGAACCACAAATGACCAGGGATATCTTTCTTACAGCATATGGTGTTGGTTCTCAGCTAGGTGTTTTAGCATACTCCCGGAAACATGAATATGAAGCCGATAAGCTGGGAATGGTATTTATGGCTATGTCAGGCTTTGACCCTGCTAAAGCTATTGAATTCTGGCAGAGAATGAAATCTGCCGGTGGGCAAAAACCTCCTGAGTTCTTAAGTACCCACCCGAATGACGATAACCGAATTAAAGCTCTCCAGTCTTTTCTTCCTGAGGCAAAAAAATATTATAAAACAGGTCAGCTATCCCCCGGTGATAACAAACAACAACAAAAACCTGTGAAAACTGTTAAATTACATTAA
- a CDS encoding CoA pyrophosphatase, with protein MFNIFIDRLEEKLKEPLPGLFAHLKMASESRLKWIREMTDASLAMESSILILLFPDDHLIKTVFILRPDNSGVHSRQVSFPGGRHESCDITLFDTALREANEEIGVNISEIRILGHLTNLYIPPSNFNVFPVVGAISDKPAFRADENEVDRIIEVNLMDLLDDRNMIRKEIEVHNVKITVPCFELNGVTIWGATAMILSEFLEVVKTVINDQ; from the coding sequence ATGTTTAATATTTTCATTGATCGCCTTGAAGAAAAGTTAAAAGAACCCTTGCCAGGGCTTTTTGCCCATTTGAAGATGGCTTCAGAATCGAGATTAAAATGGATACGGGAAATGACAGATGCGTCACTGGCTATGGAAAGCAGCATTCTTATCCTTCTTTTTCCAGATGACCATCTTATAAAAACCGTCTTCATCCTCAGGCCTGATAACAGTGGAGTGCATAGCAGACAGGTCAGCTTTCCAGGTGGTCGCCATGAAAGCTGTGATATCACACTTTTTGATACCGCCCTGCGGGAAGCTAATGAAGAAATTGGCGTTAACATTAGTGAAATCAGAATACTTGGTCATCTTACAAATCTTTATATTCCTCCAAGCAATTTTAATGTTTTTCCTGTTGTTGGAGCCATTTCGGATAAACCAGCATTTAGGGCAGATGAAAATGAGGTCGACAGGATCATTGAAGTCAATCTGATGGACTTATTGGATGACCGGAACATGATTAGAAAAGAGATTGAAGTCCATAACGTTAAAATCACCGTTCCATGTTTTGAACTTAACGGTGTGACTATATGGGGAGCAACGGCTATGATACTCAGTGAGTTCCTTGAAGTTGTAAAAACAGTGATCAATGATCAATGA
- a CDS encoding OsmC family protein: MSFEADIYGHKVIMDASDEAGGKGRGPRPKPLSLASLGGCTGMDVVSILDKMKAKPESFTLSVTAELSDDYPKIYKKIHIIYLLKGKNLSLDKVMKAVSLSQEKYCGVSAMLRKAAEISYEIKIEE, encoded by the coding sequence ATGAGTTTCGAAGCGGATATATATGGTCATAAAGTAATTATGGATGCGTCAGATGAAGCAGGAGGGAAGGGTCGGGGACCACGTCCAAAGCCGCTATCACTGGCATCGCTTGGAGGATGCACAGGAATGGATGTGGTTTCCATTCTTGATAAAATGAAAGCCAAACCCGAATCTTTCACCCTGTCAGTCACAGCCGAACTTTCAGATGATTATCCCAAAATCTATAAAAAAATTCATATTATTTATTTATTAAAAGGGAAGAACCTGTCACTGGATAAAGTTATGAAAGCTGTCAGCCTTTCACAGGAAAAGTATTGTGGAGTCTCTGCCATGCTCCGCAAGGCAGCTGAAATTTCATACGAAATAAAAATTGAAGAATGA
- a CDS encoding RelA/SpoT family protein, with amino-acid sequence MQLDKDENTFQANYGNLLHSCKNFLGNDDLLTIQKAYELAVKIYAGQQEESGAPYISHVLDVALIVTEEIGLSTVSIVSALLHDILKCSAYKESELEHLFGQQICKIVVSLTKIAGLSPERTTVNTENFIRFLVTMTGDVRVILIKLADRLYYMRNIDRLPVDIQKKIAGEASLLYAPITHRLGLYNIKTELEERALKCIYPEIYHSLERKLEETTSAREAFINSFIKPIEKELSHQDFKCEIKGRSKSISSIWSKMKKQNVDFEEVYDLFAVRIISEKIMEDEKSDCWKIYSVVTDIYQPNPKRLRDWITTPKASGYESLHTTVIGPGGRWVEVQIRTRRMDEIAEHGGAAHWRYKESVFGLNNDEWMTSIRKKLEEPLSDHPAYPDSSKIELYSHDIFIFTPAGDLKKLPAGSTILDFAYHIHTSIGNTCSGGKVNKKFVTLKHVLKNGDQVEILTSKSQKPNPEWLNFVVSARSKAKIKRALNEQTYYDASTGRDILIRKLNQLKLTLGNETINALLEYFKLDNPLELYHKVANGSIDISEVRTCFESITQTAQEVRQHEASTLSLPLAPRIFASEELLVIDGNADLKDYRFAKCCHPVYGDNVFGFITVGKGIKIHRSDCPNADQMRIRYSYRIIKAKWLSDSDATPHLASLKITGKDELGLINKISDLISVQLKLNLRSISFETNGNKFEGSIRVYVKDARQLDFLIRRLMKVKVVEKVVRAT; translated from the coding sequence ATGCAACTGGACAAAGACGAAAATACATTTCAGGCAAATTACGGTAATCTTCTACATTCCTGTAAAAACTTCCTTGGTAACGACGATCTTCTGACCATTCAAAAAGCGTACGAACTGGCAGTGAAAATTTATGCTGGCCAGCAGGAAGAGTCAGGCGCTCCTTATATTTCACATGTTTTAGATGTCGCATTGATTGTTACTGAAGAAATAGGATTAAGCACCGTATCAATCGTCAGTGCACTTTTACATGATATTCTTAAATGCTCAGCTTACAAAGAAAGTGAACTTGAACATTTGTTTGGACAACAAATCTGCAAGATAGTTGTCAGCCTGACAAAAATTGCCGGTCTATCACCAGAAAGAACAACTGTTAATACCGAAAATTTTATCAGGTTTTTAGTGACAATGACAGGTGATGTTCGTGTCATCCTTATTAAACTCGCCGACCGTCTCTACTATATGCGGAATATTGACCGGCTGCCGGTTGATATTCAAAAGAAAATTGCCGGTGAGGCGTCCCTGCTGTATGCGCCGATCACCCATCGCCTGGGTCTTTATAATATAAAAACTGAATTGGAAGAACGTGCACTGAAATGTATTTATCCTGAAATATATCATTCACTTGAACGAAAGCTCGAGGAAACAACTTCTGCACGTGAAGCCTTTATTAACTCTTTTATCAAACCCATTGAAAAAGAATTAAGCCATCAGGATTTTAAGTGTGAGATTAAAGGCCGTTCAAAATCAATATCTTCAATCTGGAGTAAAATGAAAAAACAGAATGTCGATTTTGAAGAAGTCTATGATCTTTTTGCTGTCCGTATTATTTCTGAAAAGATCATGGAAGATGAGAAATCGGATTGCTGGAAAATATATTCAGTTGTCACAGACATTTATCAGCCCAATCCCAAACGGTTGCGTGACTGGATTACAACACCAAAGGCGAGCGGCTATGAATCTCTTCATACTACGGTCATCGGACCCGGGGGTCGATGGGTTGAGGTTCAAATACGGACACGGCGTATGGATGAAATAGCTGAACATGGAGGTGCTGCACATTGGCGCTATAAAGAGTCGGTTTTTGGTCTCAATAATGATGAATGGATGACTAGCATAAGGAAAAAACTCGAGGAGCCACTTTCTGATCATCCTGCATATCCGGATTCTTCAAAAATTGAATTATATTCACATGACATTTTTATTTTTACCCCGGCTGGCGATCTCAAAAAACTTCCGGCAGGTTCTACTATACTCGACTTCGCATACCATATTCATACCTCTATTGGAAATACTTGCTCAGGTGGAAAGGTGAATAAAAAGTTTGTCACACTTAAACATGTGTTGAAAAATGGTGATCAGGTCGAAATACTTACGTCCAAATCCCAGAAACCTAATCCGGAATGGTTAAATTTTGTTGTTTCCGCAAGGTCAAAGGCGAAAATTAAGAGAGCACTTAATGAGCAGACATATTATGATGCCAGTACCGGCAGAGATATCCTAATTCGAAAGCTCAACCAGTTGAAGCTTACTTTAGGCAATGAAACGATCAATGCACTTCTTGAATATTTTAAATTAGATAATCCCCTTGAGCTATATCATAAAGTGGCAAATGGATCTATCGATATTTCAGAAGTCAGAACCTGCTTTGAATCGATCACTCAGACTGCACAGGAAGTCAGGCAACACGAAGCCAGCACATTATCCTTACCGCTTGCGCCCCGGATTTTTGCCAGTGAAGAATTATTGGTCATTGATGGTAATGCTGATCTTAAAGATTATAGATTCGCTAAATGCTGTCATCCGGTTTATGGTGATAATGTTTTTGGATTTATTACCGTGGGGAAAGGTATTAAGATCCACCGCAGCGATTGTCCTAATGCTGATCAGATGCGGATCAGATACAGTTACCGCATCATTAAAGCTAAATGGCTATCCGATAGTGATGCCACACCCCACTTGGCGAGTCTTAAAATCACAGGGAAAGATGAATTGGGATTGATTAATAAAATCTCTGATCTTATCTCTGTTCAACTTAAGCTGAATCTTCGTTCTATTTCTTTTGAAACAAATGGAAATAAATTTGAAGGAAGCATACGGGTGTATGTCAAAGATGCCCGACAACTTGATTTTTTGATACGAAGATTGATGAAAGTCAAGGTAGTTGAAAAAGTGGTCAGAGCAACATAA